In a genomic window of Brassica rapa cultivar Chiifu-401-42 chromosome A10, CAAS_Brap_v3.01, whole genome shotgun sequence:
- the LOC103844537 gene encoding transcription factor bHLH7, with the protein MATNNNNNLSDQPPSDDFFEQILGISNFSASSSSGGLSGLPGGLSGGVGPPPPMMLQLGSGEEGSHHNHMGVGPIGGGGGPLGFHNGMFPLGLSLDQGGKGQGFLKPDGSGKRFQDDVVDNRCSSMKPVFHGQPMTQPAPPMPHQQSSIRPRVRARRGQATDPHSIAERLRRERIAERIRALQELVPTVNKTDRAAMIDEIVDYVKFLRLQVKVLSMSRLGGAGAVAPLVTEMPLSSSTEDETQAVWEKWSDDGTERQVAKLMEENVGAAMQLLQSKALCIMPVSLAMAIYHSQPPDTSSSVVKPEMNPPQ; encoded by the exons ATGGCtactaacaacaacaacaacctctCCGATCAACCTCCCTCCGACGACTTCTTCGAGCAGATCCTCGGAATCTCCAACTTCTCCGCGTCCTCCAGCTCCGGTGGGCTTTCCGGACTTCCCGGAGGACTAAGCGGGGGCGTAGGACCACCGCCGCCGATGATGCTTCAGCTCGGTTCCGGCGAAGAAGGGAGTCATCATAATCATATGGGCGTGGGGCCCATTGGAGGAGGAGGTGGGCCTTTGGGGTTTCACAACGGGATGTTTCCGTTGGGGTTAAGCCTCGAtcaaggagggaaaggacaagGCTTTCTTAAACCCGATGGAAGTGGGAAGCGTTTCCAAGATGATGTTGTTGATAATCGATGTTCCTCCATGAAACCT GTTTTCCATGGGCAGCCAATGACACAGCCAGCTCCACCAATGCCGCACCAACAGTCTTCTATCCGACCTAGAGTTAGGGCTAGGCGAGGTCAGGCCACTGATCCACACAGTATCGCTGAGCGG CTGCGTAGGGAGAGAATAGCAGAACGGATCAGGGCGTTGCAGGAACTTGTACCTACTGTCAACAAG ACTGATAGGGCTGCTATGATCGATGAGATTGTCGATTATGTAAAGTTTCTCAGGCTCCAAGTTAAG GTCCTGAGCATGAGCCGTCTTGGTGGGGCCGGTGCTGTTGCTCCACTAGTCACTGAAATGCCATTGTCTTCATCAACTGAG GATGAGACACAAGCAGTGTGGGAGAAATGGTCAGACGATGGGACAGAGCGTCAAGTGGCTAAGCTGATGGAAGAGAACGTTGGAGCAGCGATGCAGCTTTTGCAGTCAAAGGCTCTTTGCATAATGCCTGTCTCATTGGCGATGGCGATTTACCATTCTCAGCCACCTGACACATCTTCATCAGTCGTCAAACCGGAGATGAATCCTCCTCAGTAG